A region of the Cryptococcus neoformans var. neoformans B-3501A chromosome 6, whole genome shotgun sequence genome:
CCTGGAATCATGTAGATTCTACACAAGACAAGGTTAACCTTCTTCGCTCGGCATTTATGGCCTTTGCGCAGATTATCGAGTGCGTGGAAGTTTCGCAGAAGGCAGACATGTATGCTGTGGGATTGCATCTCTTTATGGGCCTGCTTGAGAGCGAGTCACCGGTGGATTTGGTGGGAGGGTGTTTGGGATGCTTGAAGGTGCAAATGGAGGGGTTGGTGGCTGCTCAAGTACCCGGTGTGAGTAATGGCGAGAAGATTGTACATGGTGTTGTTTCAGCGTGCCTTAGTAACATTGATGATATGAGGTGAGTCTTATCAGCTTCATGAAAAGGGTGCTGCTAACACGATATCCAAGGACGAGGGTCAACCCTGTCGCCAATATCATAATCAAAAATAACTTGCTGGCTGTTACACTCATATTAACGGCGCTGCCGGCCGACCTCAAGGTCAGCAGAAATCTGGTGGAGTCTGTCGGCTATACAATTGGCCAGTATTTGGGTGCAGGTATTGAACGTCCAGAGGTAAGTTCCTGTTTCTATCAAGCAGAGAGGTGGATACTAACGGCGGTGAACGTAGCTCGGTCTCACCGCAATCCATTGTGCGTCCACCATACTTCCCGCATCCCTGCgacttcttccctcccctcTCGGCCCCAATTCTCCACCAGCTCCTTCGCCAGTGCTGCAACACGCTACTCTCCATCtactccctcctatgataACCTACATCTCCGATAACGTCGTGGCGCATGCCACCAACCCTGACTATGCGCCGCCTTTGGAAGGTATACAAGCTGTCATCAAAAGTCTGGTATCCTGGGGTACTGGCTTACCTGAGGAACATAAGCCCAGAGGATATGGAGTTTTATTACCGACGCTCTGCCTGATGCTCGATCCGCCCGGATCAACAGGTCAAGGACAATCCTCATCACAGCTTCACGGGGTGGCTGCTGCCGTTCTACTTGGCCTCGCCCAATCAGGACCAGGGGCGTTCAAAGAGGCGACAATGGCgatgaaagaaggcgaGAGAGGAGAATTGGAGCATGCGATCAGAGACGCCGTTGGTCAAAAACAAGGTGCCGCGAATGGCGGAGTAGCGAAGGAACGTAAAGGTATAGAGTTGAAGAGTTTCGGATAGAAGTTTTCCGCATATTGATAGTAACGGATGTTGATGGCATGTAAtgatttcttttcatcaaAAGACCCCTTAGCCCTTTAGACATTCTGCAAAGACCACTGATTCCTCGCTACACCAACCGATCGGTTCAATCGGAAGGATACAAAAGGCTACGTCCATTTTGATTATAATCAACAGATACTGTACTGAGTTTTCTATTACTCCTCATTTCCCTCCTTTAGGGCAGTCAGCTCTTCCCCAttatcctctccctttgccttctcGACATCACTCAGGTTCTTTAGTCGCACAAGATTACGTTTCTTCACAAGGAGCCTCACAGTCCTCTCTTGCTCAATGGGATGGAGATCTTGCCAATTTTGGATCCTCGACAAAGTCTAAAGTAATGCATCAGTACTGGTATCCTTACTCCAAGATCACGCAAAGCAACGTCACTCACCCCGTCATTGTTAATGATCATAGGTCCCAATTTGTCCAGCTTGATcacatttccttctcccagaTCAAGAGTTTgcacttcctcctccttgctgGGATTGTTATACTCGATTGCCAAAGGCTGTCGCTTGTCGGATTGGTGGTCTTGTTGGCTGACGGAGGCAGCAGCGGGCGTGGCGGTAGATGGCGGCACCGGGGTGGGAATTTCGGGTTGATCAAGAGGATTTGACATGGCAGATCAATTGCAGGATTTGTAGGCCAGGTGAGAATGGCAGAGACACGTCAAATTGCTCTTCAGACTGAGAATGTACAAGTACAACAATGATATGCAGAATCAAGAGGTCTTCTAGAAATATCGATCTGCCCCGCTCGTCCGCtgaagaggtggaggtaaCTGGGCATCGCCGCCAGCAAGGGAGCTCattcaagaaggaggcaggaggagggttCTTCCCGGACATATGCCCCTTCTCCGTACAAAAGTGGTGACATCACCCAGTTTCAAGCTGTTCGGGTTCGTTCCGAAGGCCGGAATGATGCCATGTGTGCTGGCTTGATATTTCGTTCATTCTCCATCTATTCATTCGGCGTTCTTTACATTGTTTCTTATATCAGCTGTCAGCCGTCTGTATTATATATATCCTATTCAGGAACTATATCTAGATTCAAACCATGCCCCTTCCCCAACTGTTCAAGCTTCCATACGACCGAGTATCCCCCAAGGACAAAGAAAGGTATGTTCTTGCTAAGCGGCTTTCAAGCTTTTGGTACAAACTAAAGGCCACCATTACACAGCTTTGCCTACGCTACTCTTGTCAAAAGGTAATCAACTCTCTAGGTGTTATTAGCTGTTCACTTATCATTCTCACCCAGATGGCCCGTCGTGCTCACAAATGTGATCTCTGCCATTTCCAACGCCAACCACGAGATCTCCATGTCATCCGATGCTGACAAGGACGCTAAAGTTGCCGAAGGCAAGAAAATTATTTCTCAGATATCAGAGATGAAGTATGAAATGGGCCACAATGCTCTTCTCACGTGAATATACCAATTTTCGCTTCATAGTCATTAGTCATTAACTTGTACACCCATAGCCCTATCGAGGAGGACGGCGAGATCAACGTCGAATGTTACAATACGGAACTTGCTAGCTACCCCGAAGAGGACAGGAAATGGGGCAACATGAACTGGCTTTTCGCTGAGTGTTACCTGTGAGTTGGCTGAGCTGTTCAACTATTCAGCGCATTAATCCTTGAATCAAGCTACCGACGTTTGAGGAGTTACTTCGCTCTTACGCAACATTGGAACAGTTACGATCCTTTCTTTGATCAGAAGGCTGAGACCTACAAGTCTAGCTCTGGAGCTATCCTCCGTGAGTAGTGAATAACCTGGATAACGGGATTTGGCTAAACTCGTTTTTAGACCTTGCCAAGGCGATTAACTCTGCTGTTGCCGAAAAGGATGAGTTGAACAAGGACTTTGAAAGACCTGGATCCGCTTTGGAAATTGCATTCATGTGAGTAGAATAACTTTTATCATTTAATTTTGCTCATTATATTGGTCTGCAGGGAGATGATCCAAGCGGACTTGTGGGGTAACGCAACCGTCAGTTCACGGCTCTATTCCGACGTTTGGTGTTTGTAATTGACCTTTCTCTAAAATTTAGGACCTTTCGCTTCTCATTGATCTCAAGTATGAAGACCTTCAGAAGCTCCAGGCTGTAGGCTCCGAAGCTCAAGCAGAACAGGCGAAGTTTATTTTGCGAAATGATTTGAGCAAGGCTTGGGAGCACTTCAAGGGATTGAAGAATGGCCGAGTTGACTTTGTCATGGATAATGGTGGGTTCGTAGACCTTCGATAGTGAGCACTGGCTGAACTTATGTAGCTGGTTTCGAGGTAAGCGGGTATAAACACTAATAATTATTGGCTAAATCCGAAATGTTCTTTAGCTGTTCACCGACTTTATCCTTGCTGATTTCCTGATTTCTTGTACCCCCTTTGTCGGCAAGGTGGTATTCCAGTACGTCTACGGAAGGAGAACACATATTCTCCATTGCTAATTAGGTGCGAAGCCCCAAAGCTATCCCCTGGTTCGTCAGCGACGTCCTCCCATACGACTTTACCTGGGCTATCGACTCCCTTCTCGACACCACCTTTTTCTCCCAGCACGCGTCTCAGCCCCTCACTGATGAGGATACCGCGTCGCTCATCTCTCTCGGTAAACGATGGAAAGAGCACATCGAAGCGGGACGTTTCAAGCTTTCTGTACCTTTTGACACCCCCTTGGGCAAGGCTCCTGCTTTGGGTGGATTCTGGACAACCCAGTATGCTTATCAGGATTTGCCTGTTATGGCGCCCGACGTTTTGGCAGAACTTCAAAAGTCTGATTTGGTCATCTTCAAGGGTGATTTGAACTACCGAAAGTAAGTCGGGTCTCTTCTATTATTGGTTAGAAGCTGACTTGTTCGCTTTAGGTTGCTTGGTGATGCGTGGTGGCCCACTACTACACCATTTGATGAAGCCATTGGTAGGTCTCCGTTCATGCTTGTTTTAATCTACGATTGGAGCACTCATCTGTTCCTTCTTAGGCCCTTTGGCTGGCCAAATCACTTTGCTCAGTTTGAGAACCAACAAGGCTGATACCATGTGGGTTAATGTACTCTAACGTCTCGTACTTGACTAACAATGCTGATACCACAACCAGTGCTGGATTGGATGAAGGTATCGCTGAAAAGCTCGATAAAGAACAACCTGATTGGCGAGTGTCTGGCAAGTGAGTGGTTCTTAACTTTTTTGTCCAATGCAATGTGGAGTGAGTGTGTTGATGGATATTTCTAGGTACGCTGTGGTAATGTTTTCGAAGAGACGTTGAAGCAGGTCATGAAGATCATAACATAAACATCAATGTCGTTGATTGACTGTATGCATTTCTGCATGAGTCTACCGTTCATTCATGTTCATTTTGGTGAATGTCCTTTCTTAACTCCGTCCTACATCTGTTCTCAATTCCATCCCACTCCTTTCTTCTACTCAAGCTGAACCCGCTCCATCCTCCGGCGCAATTGGTGATGACCAAGCTGGAGGGGGCTTTTTACGCACAGATGACGTTGGTGTCGTCGGTCTCGACGTGGTAGCACCCGTTGTCCTAGGAATCGGGGGAGGGGTGACAGGTCGATAGTTAGGCGCAGACATATTCTTGGGTGAAGTTGTGTATGTCTGTGACAAAGTGGGTGGCTGGGAGTGTGAACCTCTCCGCCGCCTTGTAGTTGGAGTGGCGTGAATATCCATGGGGAAACTGATAAACACCAGCTTACCCGTAGGTTTATCTAATGATAAACTGAGATTGATTGAACTGGCTGTGGCCGGTGCTTGTGCTAAACTTGTGGCTGTACTCAACTGGAGAGGACTTGTCGGATGGTGCAAAGAGTTTTTGGATGACCGCTGGCGAATAGTGACCTGCCatttcatctcttcattATCTGCCCGATCATCCAAGCAAGTGATCTTAACTTCATAGCCTCTGTCAGGACCATTACCAGACGGTCTCGTTGTGGACTTTGAGGGCGTTGTTCCATGAAGAATACGATAAGGACTTGAGAACCCAATCTCTCCgtcggaagatgaaacTCCGTCGATGTCAGAATTGGTCGAAGACGAATGGGACACAATGCGGTTACGGTTAGAAGAGGTGGTCCTCTGCTCAATTTGAGGAGACTCATCTAACGCTTTGGgcttttcttcattttgaACAGGCCGAGGTGATGTAACGGTACTTGACATTGGGTGAGAAGGTGGAACAGGCACGTTGTCTACCGACAAAGAAGCATTGTGACGTAGCCGACCTGTAGAAGGTTTACGCTTAAGCCATTCGGTCGTTACAACAGGTACACGAGGCAGTTGAGATTGGTTGAGAGACTGCGGGGATATACGAGAAGAggctggagaaggtgaaggagagattgaCCTGAGATATCGATTAGAGGAGTCTACATTCGGCTTGTTTGCCCCTGTAAGAGCACGGGAGATGCTGGGGGGAGTATCTGGTCTTTGTTGACGCTGTATGTGTTGCGCAGctcgaggagattgaggtaTAGAACGGCGAGgaggggagagaggggTGGGGTAGACGATAGGAGTGGCTGATAATGGTATTTTGCTGAGCGTGGAAGGTGTTGGGGGAGAGCTTGGAAACGTCATGCCATTAATCAAGGCAGCTTGGTCGTCGGCAATTTTAGCATTCACATCTGAAATTTGGGTCAGAAGATGCTTGACAAATCGCCAGTTTACGTACCACGCCTGACATCTGTAACTAGTCCTAAAGTGCCCATACTTTCAGATAATCCAAAGACGTCGTCTTTCAGGACATTCTCCATGGCCTCGGACGGAGTCGGCACTCGTGCACTGGCGTCTCCATCATGCATCTGTCTCGAATAACTCCAACCTGCTTTTttggatgacgatgaaggtCTGTCACCAGGATTGCCGTCGCGGGATCGACTCTCACTAGTAGATCTACTACGAAGTATTCTGGCCCAATCCTTTtgactgctgctgctctcCGACTCTTTCTCGAGTTCACTAGCACATCTTTTCGGAGAGAATCCTAACTGGACGTTAAAAGAGCTGGAGCTGCTGGCAGTAGGTGGCGACTCGGTGTCGCTCAAAGGATTATCTTGTGCATCTGTCCTTCTGGAGCTGATACTCGGTTTGCGCCGAAGAAGCCATGACGGATGATATTTGGAAGTCGGCGAACCAACAGTGGATGATGTCGATGGGGTTGACTGATGATTTGGCACTGCTATTGAAGTAGGTGACTGGACAACAGAGGGTttatctctttccttctcgcccttcttgAAAGTTATATGGGCAAGAACCATGATGGCAGGAAGAATATTACCGTACTATTCTAAGTCAAAGAGCAGACAGTTAAAATTATTATGTCACCGGGCTACAAATAAGATGTGATTAGCCATCAATCAGTGTTATTGCGCCGGTTCCTTGTTCTTGTCACCAGGCAATTAACCCTCTTCTCACTTTTGGAACTCAGTACAAGCTCATCACACGTTGTTGAATGCTGGGACAACCGGACTTTGATGAGATGTCAAACGCTACAACAATAAGGACAAGGTCAACAAACAATCAACAAGGGAAGACATAGCAGATAAATATCAACGCCTACGATTGCTCGCAATCTTGCATGACGCGTACGTACCCTCATGCCGGAAACAGCGAAGCAATAAACGTCTCAACTCCTCGACCGTATCGTCATTCGCCACACTTCAACTCAGGCCCTTAACATGACGGGCATGCAGTCTGAGAACTCAGAAATGGGGTATCGGTGGAAGTACCGTTGTTGCCTTGACGCAACAACATTCGACATGAGCAGGGGGAGTCATTGGCGGACGACCAACGAGAAATCGACCAAAGGGCCGGAACAGCAAGGGCCCAGAAGCAACATGAGCGAATCTTATCGAGTTAATTTTCCGAACCCCCGTTCCAGAATTCATTCAGCAAATCGATGATTTTAAGCTTCCGGAGTGCCAGCCATGTACGTCAGCAAAGTCAAAGGGAGCCCAGCTTTTTTTGTTTGGGTCTAAAAAAAGTTAAGAATTTAAACCCTGAGCTTCAGGAGTCAGGAGGATTTAGACGGTCGTTAGCGCGTCTTGTTTGTTTGATGCTGTTTGCTTGTTTGTTCCGTTCCGTCGTTCCAGCCTTAATTATAAGAGTAATAGATTTGGTACTTACGCGCGCTTCCGTCAACACCTCACCTGGAGCCTGGATCCTCGAAAGAGATTTGAATGTGAAATGTCTTGTCCGACCTTGGCCCTTGGCAATGTAATGCTGCAGCATTTGCTTGGCCTAAACCGCTGCTGATAGCCTCCGAGTGTGGACCGGCAACTTGCAGATATCGCATTCAAGGCACATGATAAGTATCACTTTAAAATAGGGATTAAACAACGATACATATAATATTACATCCTACCCAGGTCTATACCAAAGAGGAACTAATGAACAATTGTCATCAACAGGTCGTTACTAACGTTAAAAATATCAACAAGATGTCAGAACTATATTATTGCCGTGTGTATGCTGGATATGCCATGCTTGATAAACCCAAAAAATGCGTGCTAAAATGAAgcatgatgaagaagaatcaaGGAGTTGAGAAAGACAATGTAAAGTCGCCAGTTGTTATTGAGCATATGTGGTCGGTGTAGAATTGTAGGTAAACAAAGAAGAGCCTTTGATATGAACATCGGTTGAACGTTGGTTGTCATATTCGAAGGTCACTTTGGGAACGTATTCCCAGAACTGAGGAGATTGCGGCTGATGAGCGAATGCGATACATTCGTCGGGGATGAGGTTGGGCGTCGGTGGTAATGATTCGCCGTTGGATGAGGTAGTAGGGGAAAGACAAAGAGGGTATCGTGGTGAATCAGTATCGCTTCGCAACGATGGAGTCTCCATGTCATCATCGTACGCAAAGagctcttcttgctctGACCAGCTGTCGTCTTCTTTTGGAAGTGACAGCAAAACGGGAGGCTGAGTTGCGGCAATCTTCTGCTGGGCGGAAATGTGGGCATGACGAAGCTCGTCCACTGTCATGCTGAAGGTCTCAACCTTTGAGATGAGCTGACGCAGGACAGGAAGAGTAATGCGCTCTTCAGGGTGCACCGTGAATATTTGGGTGAGGATGTAGAGACACTCGTCGGAGACAGGAAGGATTTTACGGAGGAAATGGGGGTCAGCCAGGTAAGAGTTGAACGATTCGTCGGAAGGAGAGGCAATTCGCCAGGGGTTGCGCCCGCAGACAAGGTTAACGAGAATGACACCGAGGGACCAAATATCGCCGGAACGAGTAGGATACGTCTTGTTTTCGGGGAACCAGTCTCCAAGACATTCTAAAGCAAAATGAGCATGCCGTTCAAAATAGATTAataggaaggaaagacttACCAGGTGCAATGTAAAAAGTCGAACCACAACCAAACTCGCTCGAGCGCTCCTCTGATGTCGCCAAACCGAAGTCACAGATGCGTACTCGGGTACCGTCCTGAGAGCATACAATGTTCTCGGGCTTAATGTCACGGTGACTGATACCAAGAGAGTGCATCCAGGTAACTCCATCAAGAAGTTGTAGGAAGACACTGCGGATGAGTTCATTGTCACCGACATACTATGGCGGCCATTAGTCATGACTACAAACCATGGTAGAAAAGCCCACTCACTCTTTTCTTGTCTGTGATCATAGAGAAAAggtctccttcatctccgtAGTCCATGACAACATAAATATAATCACCCTCTTCAAATATTCTGTCCATCGTGATGATGCTGGGATGCCCTGATGCGAGACGATGAAGACCCATTTCTCGCCGTTGAAAGTGCTTTTGACGCTCATCAAGACCGCTTCTTCGCATGCATTTGATCGCTCGGTACACAGGCTGCGGATATCTTGAGTCAACGGCGAGATAGACGACACCATAGGCGCCAGTGCCGATAACAGCAACGAGCTCGATATAGCCACCATCAATGAACTGCGGTGATCCACCAGCAACGTGTAAAGGGTTGGCGGAAGTTGACATGGCGAAGCAGACGAGGAAAGGGCGGCTTGAGACGTCGTACTAGTTGTAGCCGTTGGAAGAGCCGTTGACGCCtatgaagaaggggagacgTAGAGAGAGGGAAATAGACTGATAATAGTGCAGGATATACACAGCGACAAGCACGCCGGATGGTCTTGGTGTTTATGAATGGGCCAAGAAAAGTGTTGAGATGTTGATGGGTGATGGAGGGGGACGTCGAGAGCTGTCAACGCCTTCAAGACCTGGGCTGACAGGGGAAACTGAGTTGTCAAAGTAGTGAtaggatgagaagaaagaaaacagGAAACAGGAGCAACAGGCATCTTCTACTTATTTAGGGGAGCAGGGATCTTATGCTTTTCGACTACTGAAGGTTGCAGGTTGCAGATTGCAGAATTCAGGGTAAGTCATATCAAGGTACAAACGGGACTCAAGGGCGGAACGTCGGAGGGGACGAAAacgccaaaaaaaaatccTCTATATTAGCAAAAGCGACGGCGAAGAGCGACAACAGCGAGCGCACCCCACTAAAAAGAGTGGGCAAGTCGCACTTCGCTGGCTTCGACTTAGTTCTGATTTCCAATTAGTCTTGGCTGCCTTGAGGCTCCAAGAATTCATCAAGAGATAGCCAGACTTTCCAAACGTACGGAATGCGAACTACCGTAACGTAAAAGGTAACGTGAACGGAagccttccatcctccataACCCCTCTGTCGTCGACGACGTCAAATGAGAAGCGCAGGAGTAGAGCAAACGTGGAAAGCAAATGACGGATGACGGTCAAGGAAGGTCTGTCAGGTACGTTTTTGGTTTCTCTGGTTAACCCTGTCTACGTTTTCAGGATTCTCTAGGGACCGGGACTCAATGATTAGATTCAGGGTCTTTAGTCCAGGTTTTAAGATCCCAAGGCCACGCCAGCACGGGAAAAGCAGACTGCAGAATGCGCGAGGTTTGAGGCCTTATTGCAGGCTAATAAACAGCGGAATTACGTGCATTAACAGGGTCTTATTTATAGTCAGCTCGCGGCTTGCGACTTGCAGGTTCAAATGCATTTTGCCCACTTGCTCAATTTCAAATCTTTCCATTACTTCTCTGCGCGGGCTGCCTGTGTATATGGAGGTCACTTACAAACTTACTATTTAAATTTACGTTTTATTAGTCAAGTGTCATTTTCTCAACTTCCGTCGTTCACGTGATTCCTTTTCCGTATCCGTCAAGCCTATCTTGCGTGTTCCTCGTTCCTCATATTCAAAAGGTCTTGCTTCGATCTCTTTAACAGTTCGTCATTCCTGCTTCTCTATAGTCCTGTGGCTATTGTTTACTTACTGATTTCTGATGCGTCCATTCCATTATTTTAATGGTATCTTCGATATCTTCGATTTTCATTATCGTTGTTTGCGGTTCCACAAAACTTCAGATACTTAATAATAAGATTCAACACAGTCGAGGGTTATTTGGTTCCTTcgattcttcttcttcgcttctaTATAGAAATGATCTGATCGTTtttccttcattctctagtgactttttttccttttaaCAGCAAGTGAGATAATAAACCTTTCATCATGGCCTCCCTCCTACTAGGATTCCCGATGTTCTGCTCTATGCGTTATTACTGCACTGTTCCTTATGCCTTAATTGTGGATTATGGATTTACGAATTTGTAGATTGACGCAATGCACCGTAAAAGAGGCGAGAggggaaaaggcaaagtaTACATCAACCAGCAGGCACGATGCACGGACAGCAGGATTTAGAGTTCCATCCAGATGAGAGGGTTGTGATAACTTTGCGgtccgaagaagaggataaTACCATTTCATGATAACGGCGGGGTCTAATAATCTAGTCTGGAAATTCAGTTTTAGGGGGAAAATTCTATGGACTATCTCGCCACCGATAGATCTTCTCTTATACGTCCAAAATGCCTCCAGACTTCGCAGAAAGAATAGCAGCAGCCCCCGATTATTGATCCCCGGCCCTGTCATCTTCATAGCCTTCCTGTCAAATTTGCCACCAAGAGTTGCCAGATTGGCAGACGCGATCCATGGATCGCGACTTTCATTTCATTTATCATCACTCAGGCACGCCACTtgcgccttcttcatctgcgTGATTAATGCGAGTAAACGTTGAATGCTGAAGCTTGTTATCTTTGTTCCTTACCCCTTGCTTTTTACCCTCGCGATTCATTTGCTTTTTGTTGAAGAAAGGTTTTGAATTATATAGATCTGAAGTATCAGGTGTATTGTTAGATGTTTAAAATGGCGTAATGAAAATTGTGTCCGTGGATAGCAGCCGGGTCGAGCTGCTCTTACCTGTAAATCGGTTTCCCCGAACTGAAAGAACATAGGAAGTTCAAATTTGATGCGTCTCAACAAGGTTCAAACAACCAATCCGTTTGATGACTCTGCGTGACTGTGGCGTTCATATGTTAAAATTGTGTGTGAGCTTTGAAGATCCTTTCCTCGATGGAGCTGCGCTGTATTATTCATCATCGTGATACAATTCAAGACAGCCCACCATCCGAGCGCCCATAAATGGACACCATCAATCCCCACCACTTTCTTTTACCATTTCATCCCCCTTGTCCATTTTCACTGACTGACAATTATCTCGTTACCTAGCTAGGTAAGCCTCATGCATCTGTTCAACGTACTTAAAACATAAATTATAGCGACTTCCGTCTCGCCTGGAGCGTTTGAAACTTCATGAGAGACAAAGTGGTGGGATGTCCTGAAGGTTGATTGTTAGGAAAAACAATAAGACATGGACGATTTGTTGGCTGTTTATCGGTGTACGTTCTACTTGTACTGAGGCGGCCAAAGAGAATGGAGATATGCGGGAGATGGTTTATTATATGGATGCCCCCCCCCCAGGTGGTGGCTGTTATTATGATCATGGCGAAAAAAAACTTTCAATATTTTGGGAGATCCTTTTTTCGTCAACTAGTAAGTTGACTCATGACTACTTTGCCCTCCaattcttctcttttttcagTCCAAACGCCGATCGTTCTACATATTCATTCTTATCTGGATATCCCCCCTACATTAAATTTTCTACTTCTGCTTCTCAAGCATAACCAAAATATCTCAGTGCGACACTTGTCAACGACGCCTAAATATTATCTGCTTGCAGTTCTTCCGGCTATTGACGGCAGCCACGGCACTATTTCAACGTTGCACCTACTATGAATACATTCTATATTATGAGAGTGAAAATGAACGGTGTCATTTGGGCCGCCTGCTTTATTTGATCGTAAGCCGCCATAATTCAAGGAAACAAAAGTAAGGCGGCTAGACACTGGCCAACAACAACTGCTGCGGAGAACAAGTGGACAACTGTGCCGGTAGCACTATGAGGACATGACTACTACGTACTTCTGCAGATTGCGGTTTCGTTATATATATAGTGCATTTGTGCTCATGTGTTAATTAAGAAGCTATCAATAGAGGGCTACTTGTCGAGTGGCGTGTGTTGCTAGCAGATAACATGAGGTGATCAACGAAAGCCACAAAAGGATTCTTTCCAAGAAAGGCTAGCTCCTTTTGGTAACTTGCTAGGGTCGCACCTCAGCTTTTTATTATAGGGCCCTCTGATGAGGAATGCATAAGACGTAAGAAGATGATCCATCAGCACACCTGAAAGTGATCGTCATCGATTAGTCAGAAGAGTGTAATAACTACGCACATGAACAGTAGTGTGGAGTGCTGGGATAGTCCGCGACCCGAGCTGTCGTATACCCCAAAAAATGGGGAGTACGCCGCACAGCAGAAGTAATTGCTAGCCGTCATCTGTCATCTGATACGGGCAATCGCGGGACGATGACTGTTAATCGGCTTCATTGCTACAACGACAGCTAATAAAGTACCCACGCGACCGCCGTAATAATAAACGTCTAAAAGACTCGAATTTATCGTAAAATAGTCTATAAAAGTATCGCTTGTAGCAGTAGTACGCGCTTTCCACAGTCCTTCGTTCATGCACTCAGGGATCTTGTGAGGATGCGGTTGGCATGCCATGGGCGGTCAATCATTATTTTTTACCCATCGTCGATTCATGCTTAATTGGGCTGACAACCAAATTTCTTGCTTTATTTATGCTCGGTACGTAGGGAGGATGTCATGACATGAAGAAGGGCCACGAGGCTGGTTATTACAGGCTATAAATTGGCTGCACCTAGTGGGGAAGTTCGCTTCGGTCTTACTTCTTATCCGTCTAGATTCTTGTCACGTGCCAAACAcccgaagaagaaatgagaCGACAACCGATGAGTAACCCCGGTATGTAGTAGGTGATTCATCAGTCACCTGGCAGTACCAGCAGTATATCAAGGGCCTTATGATAGGATGACAATAGCCTTACTTCGTGAACCCGTGAGTCCAAATGCTTGTCA
Encoded here:
- a CDS encoding hypothetical protein (Match to ESTs gb|CF190356.1|CF190356, gb|CF190355.1|CF190355, gb|CF189534.1|CF189534), whose translation is MSNPLDQPEIPTPVPPSTATPAAASVSQQDHQSDKRQPLAIEYNNPSKEEEVQTLDLGEGNVIKLDKLGPMIINNDGTLSRIQNWQDLHPIEQERTVRLLVKKRNLVRLKNLSDVEKAKGEDNGEELTALKEGNEE
- a CDS encoding hypothetical protein (HMMPfam hit to Pkinase, Protein kinase domain, score: 216.9, E(): 3.8e-62); the protein is MSTSANPLHVAGGSPQFIDGGYIELVAVIGTGAYGVVYLAVDSRYPQPVYRAIKCMRRSGLDERQKHFQRREMGLHRLASGHPSIITMDRIFEEGDYIYVVMDYGDEGDLFSMITDKKRYVGDNELIRSVFLQLLDGVTWMHSLGISHRDIKPENIVCSQDGTRVRICDFGLATSEERSSEFGCGSTFYIAPECLGDWFPENKTYPTRSGDIWSLGVILVNLVCGRNPWRIASPSDESFNSYLADPHFLRKILPVSDECLYILTQIFTVHPEERITLPVLRQLISKVETFSMTVDELRHAHISAQQKIAATQPPVLLSLPKEDDSWSEQEELFAYDDDMETPSLRSDTDSPRYPLCLSPTTSSNGESLPPTPNLIPDECIAFAHQPQSPQFWEYVPKVTFEYDNQRSTDVHIKGSSLFTYNSTPTTYAQ
- a CDS encoding hypothetical protein (Match to ESTs gb|CF188998.1|CF188998, gb|CF187638.1|CF187638, gb|CF194605.1|CF194605; HMMPfam hit to DUF89, Protein of unknown function DUF89, score: 389.1, E(): 5.4e-114) is translated as MPLPQLFKLPYDRVSPKDKESFAYATLVKRWPVVLTNVISAISNANHEISMSSDADKDAKVAEGKKIISQISEMKYEMGHNALLTPIEEDGEINVECYNTELASYPEEDRKWGNMNWLFAECYLYRRLRSYFALTQHWNSYDPFFDQKAETYKSSSGAILHLAKAINSAVAEKDELNKDFERPGSALEIAFMEMIQADLWGNATDLSLLIDLKYEDLQKLQAVGSEAQAEQAKFILRNDLSKAWEHFKGLKNGRVDFVMDNAGFELFTDFILADFLISCTPFVGKVVFHPKAIPWFVSDVLPYDFTWAIDSLLDTTFFSQHASQPLTDEDTASLISLGKRWKEHIEAGRFKLSVPFDTPLGKAPALGGFWTTQYAYQDLPVMAPDVLAELQKSDLVIFKGDLNYRKLLGDAWWPTTTPFDEAIGPLAGQITLLSLRTNKADTIAGLDEGIAEKLDKEQPDWRVSGKYAVVMFSKRR